The Kordia sp. SMS9 genome window below encodes:
- a CDS encoding succinate dehydrogenase cytochrome b subunit yields the protein MSGILNSSIGRKFAMALSALFLMVFILQHFAINILSVFSPDTFNEASHFMGTFWAVQFILQPVLIFGVIFHFVMGFVLEIQNNRARQVSYAKSNGAANSSWMSRNMIWSGGFILVFIVIHMIDFWVHEMNVKYVAGDMSGLINPADPTSGFRYYEELVVKFVPIWRVALYCVGFIFLALHLLHGFGSAFQSIGANNKYTKALKGVSNVYSIGIPAGFIFIALYHHFAH from the coding sequence ATGAGCGGAATTTTAAATTCTTCGATTGGAAGAAAGTTTGCGATGGCACTTTCGGCACTCTTCCTAATGGTTTTTATCTTACAACATTTTGCAATTAACATTCTTTCTGTATTTAGTCCCGATACGTTTAACGAAGCTTCTCATTTTATGGGAACATTTTGGGCAGTACAGTTCATATTGCAACCAGTTTTGATTTTTGGTGTAATTTTTCACTTTGTGATGGGATTTGTTTTAGAAATCCAAAATAACAGAGCACGTCAAGTGAGTTACGCTAAGAGTAATGGTGCTGCCAATTCTTCTTGGATGAGTAGAAACATGATTTGGAGTGGAGGATTTATCCTTGTATTTATTGTCATTCACATGATCGATTTTTGGGTACATGAAATGAACGTTAAATATGTTGCAGGCGATATGTCAGGATTGATCAATCCTGCAGATCCTACAAGTGGATTCAGATATTATGAAGAATTGGTAGTGAAGTTTGTGCCAATTTGGAGAGTTGCCTTATACTGTGTTGGGTTTATCTTTTTAGCATTACACTTGCTACACGGATTTGGATCCGCATTCCAATCTATAGGAGCAAATAACAAATACACAAAAGCGTTAAAAGGAGTTAGCAATGTATACTCTATTGGAATTCCAGCAGGGTTTATATTTATTGCTTTATATCATCATTTCGCACACTAA
- a CDS encoding fumarate reductase/succinate dehydrogenase flavoprotein subunit has translation MALDSRIPQGPLADKWTRHKNEINLVNPANKRLIDVIVVGTGLAGGSAAATLAELGYNVKAFCFQDSPRRAHSIAAQGGINAAKNYQGDGDSTYRLFYDTVKGGDYRSREANVYRLAEVSTNIIDQCVAQGVPFARDYGGLLDNRSFGGVLVSRTFYAKGQTGQQLLLGAYSAMNRQIGRGKIKMFTRHEMLDVVIVDGKARGIIARNLVTGEIERHSAHAVVLGTGGYGNAFYLSTYAMGSNVTAAWKAHKRGAYFANPCYTQIHPTCIPVSGDHQSKLTLMSESLRNDGRIWVPKHKKDVEAIRDGSLKPTQLAEEDRDYYLERRYPAFGNLVPRDVASRAAKERCDEGYGVNKTGEAVYLDFASAFMRYGKEQAHVKGLDENDEALVKKLGQEIVKNKYGNLFQMYEKIVDQNPYETPMMIYPAVHYTMGGIWVDYNLMTTVPGLYAIGEANFSDHGANRLGASALMQGLADGYFVLPYTIGDYLADDIRTGPISTDSKEFDEAERNVTETIDKLINNNGTKSVDHFHKRLGKIMWNKCGMARNEKDLKEAITEIAALRAEFWKDVLIPGGADEYNEELAKAGRVADFLELGELFAKDALVREESAGGHFREEYQTPEGEAMRRKEFQFVSAWEYKGEPKDAVLHKEDLAYENIKVKERSYK, from the coding sequence ATGGCTTTAGATTCAAGAATACCTCAAGGACCACTAGCAGATAAGTGGACAAGACATAAAAATGAAATCAACCTGGTAAACCCAGCCAACAAGCGTCTTATCGATGTCATTGTAGTGGGAACAGGACTCGCTGGCGGATCTGCGGCAGCAACACTAGCTGAGCTAGGATATAACGTAAAAGCATTTTGTTTTCAAGATTCTCCACGTCGTGCACACTCTATTGCAGCACAAGGAGGAATCAACGCAGCAAAAAACTATCAAGGTGATGGAGATTCTACGTACCGATTGTTTTACGACACGGTAAAAGGTGGCGATTATCGTTCGCGAGAAGCCAATGTATATCGCTTGGCTGAGGTTTCTACAAACATCATTGATCAATGTGTGGCACAAGGCGTTCCTTTTGCACGTGATTATGGTGGATTGTTAGACAACCGTTCGTTTGGTGGTGTATTAGTATCACGTACATTTTATGCCAAAGGACAAACGGGTCAACAATTATTATTAGGCGCATATTCTGCCATGAACCGTCAAATTGGTCGTGGGAAAATAAAAATGTTCACACGTCACGAAATGTTAGATGTGGTCATTGTAGATGGAAAAGCAAGAGGAATAATTGCGCGTAACTTAGTTACTGGAGAAATTGAACGACATTCAGCACACGCTGTTGTACTTGGAACTGGAGGTTATGGTAATGCATTTTACCTTTCTACGTATGCAATGGGATCAAATGTAACAGCAGCTTGGAAAGCACACAAACGTGGTGCCTATTTTGCAAATCCTTGTTACACACAAATTCACCCAACCTGTATTCCAGTTTCTGGAGATCATCAGTCTAAATTAACGTTAATGTCTGAATCACTCAGAAATGACGGACGAATTTGGGTGCCAAAACACAAAAAAGATGTGGAAGCAATTAGAGATGGAAGTTTAAAGCCAACTCAACTTGCTGAAGAAGATAGAGATTACTATTTAGAAAGAAGATATCCAGCCTTTGGAAACTTGGTTCCACGTGATGTGGCATCAAGAGCAGCAAAAGAACGTTGTGATGAAGGATATGGCGTCAATAAAACAGGAGAAGCTGTATACTTAGATTTCGCTTCGGCTTTTATGCGTTATGGAAAAGAACAAGCGCATGTGAAAGGCCTGGATGAAAATGATGAGGCATTGGTAAAAAAACTTGGTCAAGAAATCGTGAAGAACAAGTACGGAAACTTGTTCCAAATGTACGAGAAAATTGTAGATCAAAATCCATACGAAACGCCTATGATGATTTACCCTGCGGTTCACTATACGATGGGAGGTATTTGGGTCGATTATAATTTAATGACCACCGTGCCTGGTTTGTATGCTATTGGAGAAGCTAATTTTTCTGATCATGGAGCCAACCGATTAGGAGCTTCTGCCTTAATGCAAGGATTGGCTGACGGATATTTTGTATTGCCATACACCATTGGTGATTATTTAGCGGACGATATTAGAACAGGACCTATTTCTACAGATTCAAAAGAATTTGATGAAGCTGAGAGAAATGTAACAGAGACGATTGATAAATTGATCAATAATAACGGAACAAAATCAGTAGATCATTTCCACAAACGTTTAGGAAAAATCATGTGGAATAAATGTGGTATGGCGCGTAATGAAAAAGATTTGAAAGAAGCCATTACTGAAATTGCAGCACTTAGAGCAGAATTTTGGAAAGATGTTCTCATTCCTGGAGGCGCAGATGAATACAATGAAGAATTGGCGAAAGCAGGTCGTGTAGCAGATTTCTTGGAATTAGGAGAATTGTTTGCAAAAGATGCATTGGTTCGTGAAGAATCTGCCGGCGGACACTTTAGAGAAGAATACCAAACGCCCGAAGGAGAAGCTATGCGTCGTAAAGAATTCCAATTTGTTTCTGCCTGGGAATATAAAGGTGAGCCAAAAGATGCAGTGTTACACAAAGAAGACTTGGCATACGAAAATATTAAAGTAAAAGAGAGAAGTTATAAATAG
- a CDS encoding succinate dehydrogenase/fumarate reductase iron-sulfur subunit, which yields MNLTLKIWRQKSAKDKGKIVDYTMSDVSPDMSFLEMLDVLNQELIDKGEEPIAFDHDCREGICGMCSMFVNGQAHGPDRAITVCQLHMRSFKDGDTIYIEPWRAKAFPVIKDLIVDRSSFDRIQHAGGFISVNTSGNTQDANAIPINKHDADAAFDAATCIGCGACVASCKNSSAMLFVSAKVSQFALLPQGQVEATDRVMNMVKQMDAEGFGNCTNTGACEVECPKGISLENIARMNREYLKASFKG from the coding sequence ATGAATCTAACGTTGAAAATATGGCGCCAGAAAAGCGCAAAAGACAAAGGAAAAATAGTTGACTATACAATGAGTGATGTATCACCAGATATGTCGTTTCTTGAAATGCTCGATGTACTAAATCAAGAACTTATTGACAAAGGAGAAGAACCTATTGCTTTCGATCACGATTGTCGTGAAGGAATTTGCGGTATGTGTTCTATGTTTGTAAACGGTCAGGCACATGGACCTGACAGAGCTATCACAGTTTGTCAATTACACATGCGTAGTTTTAAAGATGGTGATACAATTTATATTGAGCCTTGGAGAGCGAAAGCTTTTCCTGTAATTAAAGATTTAATTGTAGACAGAAGTTCTTTTGATCGCATACAACACGCAGGAGGATTTATCTCGGTAAATACGTCTGGAAATACACAAGATGCAAATGCAATTCCTATTAACAAACATGATGCAGATGCAGCTTTTGATGCAGCCACTTGTATAGGTTGTGGTGCGTGTGTAGCAAGTTGTAAAAACTCAAGTGCAATGTTATTTGTATCTGCAAAAGTATCGCAATTTGCATTGTTACCACAAGGACAAGTGGAAGCAACAGATCGTGTCATGAACATGGTAAAGCAAATGGATGCTGAAGGTTTTGGAAACTGTACCAACACAGGTGCTTGCGAAGTAGAATGCCCAAAAGGAATTTCTCTAGAAAATATTGCACGTATGAATCGTGAGTATTTAAAAGCATCTTTTAAAGGATAA
- a CDS encoding M28 family peptidase produces MKLSKIFLVCLLLFVSCKTEKKEAPQKSETLETTYDFSKRNLLKHIETLSSDEFEGRETGTKGAKKAKQYIRGEFKRLGVQPLGETYEQPFPMPETSKIAQGENIIGFIKGSLTPNEYIVISAHYDHEGIKNGKIYNGADDDASGISALFAFAEYFQENPPKHSVILAAFDAEEKGLVGSYFYVENPIIEKSQLQLNINMDMISRSEKNELYAVGPQHYPQYKSVVENTQTSGNVILKIGHEEWTFASDHAGFHKAEIPFIYFGVEDHEDYHKPTDDFENIHPEFYTNAVQTIITFFKAVDSKKL; encoded by the coding sequence ATGAAACTATCAAAAATCTTTCTTGTCTGCTTGTTGTTGTTTGTAAGCTGTAAAACTGAAAAAAAAGAAGCGCCTCAAAAATCAGAAACGCTTGAAACTACATACGATTTTTCAAAGAGGAACTTATTAAAGCATATTGAAACATTATCGTCAGATGAATTTGAAGGACGTGAAACAGGCACTAAAGGAGCTAAAAAAGCAAAACAATATATTCGTGGAGAATTTAAACGATTAGGCGTACAACCTTTGGGAGAAACCTATGAGCAACCATTTCCGATGCCAGAAACTTCAAAAATTGCACAAGGTGAAAATATCATCGGATTCATCAAAGGAAGCTTGACACCGAATGAATATATTGTCATTTCTGCTCATTACGATCATGAAGGAATTAAAAATGGTAAAATTTACAATGGCGCAGACGATGATGCTTCTGGAATAAGTGCGTTGTTCGCTTTCGCGGAATATTTCCAAGAAAATCCACCCAAACATTCCGTGATTTTAGCGGCGTTTGATGCAGAAGAAAAAGGGTTGGTCGGTTCGTATTTCTATGTGGAAAACCCAATTATTGAAAAGTCGCAGCTTCAACTGAATATCAATATGGATATGATCAGCCGTAGTGAAAAAAACGAATTATATGCTGTTGGTCCGCAACACTATCCACAATACAAATCAGTAGTAGAAAATACGCAAACCAGCGGAAACGTCATCTTAAAAATTGGTCATGAAGAATGGACATTTGCGAGCGATCACGCAGGATTTCACAAGGCAGAAATTCCGTTTATTTATTTTGGAGTAGAAGATCACGAAGATTACCACAAACCAACAGATGATTTTGAAAATATTCATCCAGAATTCTACACAAATGCAGTGCAAACGATCATTACATTTTTTAAAGCGGTAGACAGTAAAAAACTATAA
- a CDS encoding T9SS type A sorting domain-containing protein has product MKQKLLFLLCALCTYVLTAQAVFPDTFEFRGINSNAPDVGVVPAPGPNPAGLDVAVLPTLTGRLSAPVLVDLDGDGDLDMVSGAQAADGKLFYFENTGSATAPNWVQTAQPALDAVAIAPGGNNETKGQFIDIDDDGDFDLFLATKNDINQFNFNDIHYYQNTGTATAPNFVEATISGILNQNIANFPGLGFVDLDNDDDYDMVGIGSDSISYLENTGTKIAPMFERRLHLDNPWDMNTGTGVLDRNWPHGDILVTMPSFEDVDRDGDFDLIVGTDTGLVRWVENIGTPTAPDFGTYAYQNMTGDLETFDFGQFATVSFGDVNDDGVLDAILGSFSPGYFAWFEGVLTMPLSIEEESIATITVSPNPVKDILTVAFKSNQANKTSITMYSITGQMVYNSDTHVQNQGRVQIDVSKLQSGLYFLNIKSNNGQTIVKKITVN; this is encoded by the coding sequence ATGAAACAAAAACTACTTTTTTTATTATGTGCTCTTTGCACTTATGTACTAACAGCACAAGCTGTATTTCCAGACACATTCGAGTTTCGAGGAATAAATTCCAATGCTCCTGATGTGGGCGTAGTGCCAGCTCCTGGACCAAATCCTGCGGGTTTAGATGTTGCCGTTTTACCGACACTAACTGGGAGACTCAGCGCACCAGTATTGGTAGATTTAGATGGCGATGGTGATTTAGACATGGTTTCTGGCGCACAAGCTGCGGATGGAAAATTATTTTACTTTGAAAACACAGGTTCTGCTACGGCTCCAAATTGGGTGCAAACAGCACAACCAGCATTAGATGCCGTTGCCATTGCTCCAGGAGGAAATAATGAAACAAAAGGTCAATTTATAGACATCGATGATGATGGTGATTTTGATTTATTTTTGGCGACTAAAAATGATATAAATCAATTTAACTTCAATGATATTCATTACTATCAAAACACAGGAACCGCTACAGCACCAAATTTTGTAGAAGCTACCATTTCTGGAATATTAAATCAGAACATCGCAAACTTTCCAGGTCTTGGATTTGTCGATTTAGATAATGACGATGACTACGATATGGTCGGTATAGGAAGTGATTCCATATCGTATCTTGAAAATACAGGAACGAAAATAGCGCCAATGTTTGAACGTAGATTGCATTTAGACAATCCTTGGGATATGAATACAGGAACAGGAGTATTGGATCGTAACTGGCCACACGGAGACATATTGGTAACAATGCCTAGTTTTGAAGACGTAGATCGTGATGGTGACTTTGATTTAATTGTGGGAACGGATACAGGATTGGTACGTTGGGTAGAAAATATCGGTACACCTACAGCGCCAGATTTTGGAACGTATGCATATCAAAATATGACAGGAGATTTAGAAACATTCGATTTTGGTCAGTTTGCAACGGTTAGTTTTGGAGATGTAAATGATGATGGAGTCTTAGATGCTATTTTAGGATCGTTTAGTCCTGGGTATTTTGCTTGGTTTGAAGGTGTATTGACAATGCCGCTAAGCATTGAAGAAGAAAGTATCGCCACAATAACCGTAAGTCCAAATCCTGTAAAAGATATATTAACAGTAGCATTTAAGAGCAATCAAGCAAATAAAACGAGCATAACTATGTATAGCATCACAGGGCAAATGGTATACAATAGCGACACACATGTTCAAAATCAAGGGCGTGTACAAATTGATGTTTCTAAATTGCAATCAGGGTTATATTTCTTGAACATTAAAAGCAATAATGGTCAAACAATTGTCAAGAAAATTACTGTAAACTAA
- a CDS encoding sensor histidine kinase, giving the protein MSIKPLKYYMLIAAFFAVFCVSAQQPNIQKKYDSLSAVLSKTQHKDSVILLLKQQQELAEALHNTSEQIKVFTRLAASSTRGSDAQAIYLKKAYALAEATKDTVALIQTSIQLARAYQVKNEYTQALSHVNNSLKLSEETANKITMIEGYSVRANINNNISQKAEAIKDLNSAKKIALQLPEKEEQLIPILKTQSFIYYSNGQYKEGLAILDEVVALYENAEKYRSSSIWRNNKAMIHLSCACVSIEEQKENLYTSIKNAKKINFNAGEAYANVHLARVLKSENKMDSAYFYLEEASKIQLGRRSKSFNGYLNQTKGDFWATKNNANQAIKYFTKAYDIWDELNVLKDKQYTAKALADFYQRKNNPKEAYKYLEIYTKIKDSAFSKQKVEELKEIELTYEFEKQQYKDSIQNAEALAVLDLKQQNELQEERHVQQILLGLFVVALALGGFAYYAYQRKKKTSKILDEKNKIIEKALQEKQLLLKEVHHRVKNNFQIVSSLLELQTKGIEDEKALDLANEGKNRVKSMALIHQKLYQNDTGLIDFDEYINVLVKELSYMYASDKKVATNINTENMQFDIDTAIPLGLIVNELITNAYKYAFDAAADNTLNISINKLNEDEYKLVVADNGKGIDDAIDLAKVKSLGLRLVRRLTKQLQGQFTLDNTKGATFEIIFKDTQKRALLD; this is encoded by the coding sequence ATGTCTATAAAACCTCTCAAATACTATATGTTAATAGCAGCATTCTTTGCTGTTTTTTGTGTTTCTGCACAACAACCAAACATTCAAAAAAAATACGATAGCCTCTCAGCAGTACTTTCCAAAACACAACATAAGGATAGTGTTATTCTCTTGTTGAAACAGCAGCAAGAACTTGCAGAAGCCTTACATAACACGTCGGAACAAATTAAAGTATTCACGAGACTTGCCGCAAGCTCAACTCGTGGAAGTGATGCACAAGCAATCTATTTAAAAAAGGCGTATGCACTTGCAGAAGCCACAAAAGATACTGTTGCGCTTATTCAAACTTCCATACAACTAGCGAGAGCCTATCAAGTTAAAAACGAATATACCCAAGCATTATCGCATGTAAATAACTCTTTGAAACTGTCGGAGGAAACGGCTAATAAAATCACCATGATTGAAGGATATTCCGTAAGAGCTAATATCAACAACAATATTTCTCAAAAAGCAGAAGCCATCAAAGATTTGAATAGTGCGAAGAAAATTGCATTACAACTTCCCGAAAAGGAAGAACAATTAATTCCTATTTTAAAAACACAAAGTTTTATCTACTATTCCAATGGTCAATACAAAGAAGGTTTGGCAATATTAGACGAAGTTGTCGCGCTCTATGAAAATGCCGAAAAATATCGCAGTAGTTCTATTTGGCGAAATAACAAAGCGATGATTCATCTGAGTTGCGCTTGTGTTTCCATTGAAGAACAAAAAGAAAACCTATATACGTCTATTAAAAATGCTAAAAAAATCAACTTCAACGCAGGAGAAGCTTATGCAAATGTGCATTTGGCACGCGTACTAAAGAGTGAAAATAAAATGGATAGTGCGTACTTTTATTTGGAAGAAGCGAGCAAAATACAATTGGGGAGAAGGTCCAAAAGTTTCAACGGATATCTAAATCAGACAAAAGGAGATTTCTGGGCAACCAAAAACAACGCAAATCAAGCCATCAAATATTTCACAAAGGCGTATGACATTTGGGATGAATTGAATGTACTGAAAGATAAACAGTACACAGCAAAAGCCTTGGCAGATTTTTACCAACGAAAAAACAATCCAAAAGAAGCGTACAAGTATTTGGAAATATATACTAAAATTAAAGACTCCGCATTTAGCAAACAAAAAGTAGAAGAACTCAAAGAAATTGAGCTGACGTACGAATTTGAAAAGCAGCAATACAAAGACAGCATTCAAAACGCAGAAGCTTTAGCGGTGTTGGATTTAAAACAACAAAACGAACTTCAAGAAGAACGCCACGTACAACAAATTTTACTCGGATTATTTGTCGTGGCTTTAGCGTTGGGCGGATTTGCCTATTATGCGTATCAACGAAAAAAGAAAACGTCTAAAATTCTGGATGAAAAAAATAAAATCATCGAAAAAGCCTTGCAGGAAAAGCAGCTTTTACTAAAAGAAGTCCATCATCGGGTAAAAAATAATTTTCAAATTGTGTCGAGTCTGCTCGAATTGCAAACCAAAGGAATTGAAGATGAAAAAGCGTTAGACTTAGCCAATGAAGGGAAAAACAGAGTCAAGTCGATGGCGTTAATTCACCAAAAACTCTATCAAAATGATACAGGTTTAATCGACTTTGACGAATACATCAACGTGTTGGTCAAAGAGCTTTCCTACATGTACGCTTCTGACAAAAAAGTAGCAACAAATATCAACACAGAAAACATGCAGTTTGACATTGATACGGCAATTCCGTTGGGTTTAATTGTCAACGAACTCATTACCAATGCGTATAAATATGCGTTTGACGCTGCGGCGGATAATACACTCAACATCTCTATCAATAAACTGAACGAAGACGAATACAAATTGGTCGTGGCAGACAATGGAAAAGGAATAGATGATGCGATCGACTTGGCAAAAGTAAAAAGTTTAGGATTGCGTTTGGTGCGTCGTCTTACAAAACAATTGCAAGGACAATTTACGTTGGACAATACCAAAGGCGCCACGTTTGAAATTATCTTTAAAGACACGCAAAAAAGAGCCTTATTAGACTAA
- a CDS encoding LytTR family DNA-binding domain-containing protein: MSKVKIVVVEDEIIIADNICDTLEDLGYEALEPAINYTEAIELIEAEKPDLAILDIQLSGRKTGIDIAEKIRKDYDFPFIFLTSNSDPLTVSQAKKVMPPAYLVKPFTKDELYTSIEIALYNYSKRIGEVNDEELIIKDAFFIKEKNVFIKLKFEDILFIKSEHVYAEIQLKNNQKHLIRGNLNKIITKLNKKFVRVHRSYIVNLDYLEQIDQSNIMILNNNIPIGKKYKDDLLQKINLL, from the coding sequence ATGAGCAAAGTAAAAATAGTAGTAGTAGAAGACGAAATTATCATTGCAGATAACATTTGCGATACCTTGGAAGATTTGGGCTATGAAGCATTAGAACCCGCAATTAATTATACGGAAGCCATCGAACTTATAGAAGCAGAAAAACCCGATTTGGCAATCTTAGACATTCAACTTTCAGGAAGAAAAACAGGCATTGACATTGCCGAGAAAATTCGAAAAGATTATGATTTTCCGTTCATATTTTTAACCTCAAACTCAGATCCGTTAACGGTTTCACAAGCCAAAAAAGTAATGCCGCCAGCGTACTTAGTAAAACCGTTTACCAAAGACGAATTGTACACCTCTATCGAAATTGCATTATACAACTATTCCAAGCGAATTGGAGAAGTCAATGATGAAGAATTGATCATCAAAGATGCGTTTTTTATCAAAGAAAAAAATGTATTCATCAAGCTAAAATTTGAAGACATCCTCTTTATCAAAAGTGAACACGTATATGCAGAAATTCAGTTAAAAAACAATCAAAAACATCTTATTCGCGGCAATTTGAACAAAATCATTACCAAACTTAATAAAAAATTTGTGCGCGTGCACCGCAGTTATATTGTCAATCTAGACTATTTAGAGCAAATAGATCAGAGTAACATTATGATTCTAAATAACAACATTCCGATTGGGAAAAAATACAAAGATGATTTATTGCAAAAAATAAACTTGTTATAG
- a CDS encoding DNA mismatch repair protein MutS: protein MQNPKDFYTQQKATFEAELKIQRRKLNQSSVLRLIVFLSIAFAIYLFFGQWGYVILASVIGMAIFLFLVFRHSDLVYKSNKLKALIQCNQLELDVLNGDLSKLPTGEEFLDASHEFSYDIDLFGTASFFQYLNRATTKEGKNELAGLLASNDISDIAKRQEAIQELTKKADWRQHFSAIALLIKVETTSKEIINWLHNYKSFIPKSIKYLPLLFSILSITVITLVSLQILPFLAALLWLFLGLGITGKFLKSINQLSNNTNKAKDTFQQYGQLLQRIETATFSSELLKEKQQNIQADVQKASTLVNGFSKRIDALDNRNNILVGIFLNGFLLWDILKSYQIEIWIDKHSTKVAQWFEVVTFFDAYNSLGNFAFNHPKFSYPTIDASVKEVMHAEKLGHPLLRTNNRIDNDFTIGNSEFFIVTGANMAGKSTFLRTVSLSIVMSNVGFPICAKQATYSPIKLITSMRTTDSLAEGASYFFSELQRLKMIVDRIENDTYFIILDEILKGTNSHDKAMGSKKIVQKLASQNAAGIIATHDLSLCELENEIDQVKNYFFDAEIINDELFFGYLLKKGICSNMNASFLLKKMEIVE, encoded by the coding sequence ATGCAAAACCCGAAAGACTTTTACACACAACAGAAAGCCACATTTGAAGCCGAATTAAAAATACAACGCCGAAAACTGAATCAGTCAAGTGTACTTCGTTTGATTGTTTTTTTAAGTATAGCTTTCGCGATATATCTCTTTTTTGGACAATGGGGTTATGTAATATTGGCTTCCGTAATTGGAATGGCAATCTTTCTATTCTTAGTCTTTCGTCATTCAGATTTGGTCTATAAAAGCAACAAACTAAAAGCCTTAATTCAGTGCAATCAATTAGAGTTGGATGTTTTGAATGGCGATCTTTCCAAACTGCCTACGGGCGAAGAATTTTTAGATGCTTCACACGAATTTAGTTACGATATTGATCTCTTTGGAACTGCTTCGTTCTTTCAATATTTGAATCGTGCCACAACCAAAGAGGGAAAAAATGAATTGGCAGGATTGTTAGCAAGCAATGATATTTCTGACATTGCAAAACGCCAAGAAGCCATACAAGAATTGACGAAAAAAGCAGATTGGCGACAACATTTTTCAGCGATTGCCTTGCTCATTAAAGTAGAAACAACTTCGAAAGAAATCATCAATTGGTTGCACAATTACAAAAGTTTCATTCCAAAATCTATCAAGTATTTGCCACTTCTATTTTCAATACTTTCCATTACGGTTATTACCTTGGTTTCCTTGCAAATACTACCATTTCTGGCAGCTTTATTGTGGCTTTTTTTGGGATTGGGAATTACGGGAAAATTCTTAAAAAGCATCAACCAACTTTCCAACAATACCAACAAAGCGAAAGATACGTTTCAACAATACGGACAACTTTTACAACGCATTGAAACAGCAACATTTTCATCGGAATTACTAAAAGAAAAACAGCAAAACATTCAAGCCGACGTTCAAAAAGCGTCTACCTTAGTCAACGGATTTTCCAAACGAATTGATGCGTTGGACAACCGAAACAACATCTTAGTTGGGATCTTTTTAAATGGTTTTTTACTGTGGGATATTTTAAAGTCGTATCAAATCGAAATTTGGATTGACAAGCACAGCACAAAAGTGGCGCAATGGTTTGAAGTCGTTACTTTTTTTGATGCCTACAACAGTTTAGGAAACTTTGCGTTCAATCATCCGAAATTCAGTTATCCAACGATTGATGCTTCTGTGAAAGAAGTGATGCATGCGGAAAAATTAGGACATCCATTATTGCGCACGAACAACCGAATTGACAACGATTTTACCATTGGAAATTCAGAGTTTTTCATTGTCACTGGCGCAAACATGGCGGGAAAAAGTACGTTTCTCCGAACGGTTTCGTTAAGTATTGTCATGTCTAATGTCGGATTTCCCATTTGTGCAAAACAAGCAACCTATTCGCCCATAAAACTCATTACGAGCATGCGTACCACAGATTCGCTCGCGGAAGGTGCTTCGTATTTCTTTTCAGAATTGCAACGCTTAAAAATGATTGTAGACAGAATTGAAAATGATACGTATTTCATCATTTTAGATGAAATTTTGAAAGGAACCAATAGTCATGACAAAGCCATGGGATCGAAGAAAATTGTGCAAAAACTCGCTTCGCAAAACGCAGCAGGCATCATTGCAACGCACGATTTGAGTTTGTGCGAATTGGAAAACGAAATTGATCAAGTGAAAAACTATTTCTTTGATGCAGAAATCATCAACGACGAACTCTTCTTTGGGTATTTACTCAAAAAAGGCATCTGTTCCAACATGAATGCTTCGTTCTTATTGAAGAAAATGGAAATTGTAGAATAA